CAAGGAGAtattgttttttcaaaaaaataattttagcccAGGGATTGGCCCTTGGCTCCTCCTATGAGGTAGGTTTTCAATCTAGCTTGTGAGGACTTGTGTTTTCTTGGGTCCATTGTAACTCGATTTTCTCGAGTTCTGATGACTCAGTTTTATGATTTTGAGCCGACTCATTTTCATCTATGTTTAATTTGAAGGATTTAACATTTTATGAAGTTTCACAAGTTATATTGGAAGGACTAGATCATCGATGTTGTATCTAACACACCAATTCAAAAGATTCATTCTAGTGGTTGATGCCAATTGATGTGGCTTATATCCATGGTGTTCGGCGCTATTTCCAATGTTATTTCCTAAGgttggatttttttcttttattgcttAACTTTCATTTAAGTGTTCATATTGATTTCTTTGATATGTATTTCCAATGTTCAGAAATCTTTGTGGCTTATTTCCTTTGATTGTGATGTTTTTTTGACGTGTCATAACCATATACTGATATGTATTATCGGCGGACATCTAAAGGAAAAGTTAATGAAATGGTTGACGAAAAACCTAATTAGAATGATGTTAATAGTTTAAAGACtcaattacaatattttaaagtttgaagaCTAATTTAGAGTTTGACATAAAATTTGGAGACCTTTAGtgcaattaacttaaaaaacgTGACAATTTTACAATGATATCAGAATTGAATTGGATCAGTGGAtattaagggtgggtttggatgggcgattgtgtgcggtgcggtgcgtttagtttactttttgtctcacgctacagtatcgctacagtatctgatctcaccgccaccgctgtttttatactaaccgcaggtaaacgcaccgtccATCCAACCTCACcctaaatcaataaaaaaactaaaatcgagaacttgaaaaattatattttaacaaaaaaagctATGGAATTATcagtatattttaattaattttttaaaatagttaaatggaCAAGCGGAAGGTAAAAGCCATTGCATTTATATAGAATAAGGTTGAGAGGGAAAGAAGGGTAGTATGGTAAACTTGATAGAAAATACCAGTTCATTTAGGCGCCCCAGCATTTGCTATCTTCTTTCACATCTATATAACTCTGAATTCTAAACGCAGCTGGTTCGCCGTTcgttcaaatttttattttaagaaaaggtTATGCCTCTTCTTTTATCTCACTAAAGATTAATGAGAAAAAATTCCCAGCGAAattagagatatttttaaataaaaaattatccatTTTGGCGGATTCAAAACCCTAATCTGTATGTTTGATCGGATTTCGCAGCAGTGTTATCCGGAGTGTAATTCTTTCTGTCATTGATTGTCTGCAGGGAAAGAAAAAGTCAAGGTAACGAatacttgaatttttgttttgtttttattataacttcttttttgctttgatttgcttgtaaaagttaaattttgatgtaGATTAGCTTTTTAGGCCTTTGTAAAAGcttacaattcaatttatatcTATGATTAGtgaaaattattgaatgattagAGCTATGattgaatttgtttaaatttactTTTGCGTGTTTTACTTGGGTTTATCTGgaacttgaataaaattttgtgCATTTGTATGTGGTTCTTTTTTGGAGAATTTATCAGTGCCTAGACAATGATTGGGATCTAATTAGATATTTTGATGTATGCGCGTCGAGATGATATACATTATTTGTATGCTACATCTCTTTTGGAATATTGAAGACATTTAGAATGAAGGAATCATGTGGAAATGAAATCGAGCTTGTTTAATAGATATGTGAAACTGTTGGAAGGGAAGAAAAGAGTTGAATGTCATGGCATTTTATGTTATTCGgacaaattgtttttaaatgtCTTTTCTGTCTCCAGATAATGTGGTGTGAGGTGAGAGGGAAAGCTGAGAAACTTCGATGTTCTccatttttgttctttgttctaAGTAGGAGAAAGTAAGGGGGAACTCTCTCCTCTCAAGTGATATTTGCTTCATCTGGTTCCAAGCGCAACATATAACTTTACATATTATATTGTTTTGCTTTCGAATTGACAGTTAGGGTTTTCAGCTgttcaaaagtaaaaaagactCAGGATTTGCGATTACACGGTTCTTAATTTTCCTCGGTAGTAATTCATGACTAAGTTATAGCCAATCAATATCGGTTTCATTCATGTCACTATGtgaacataaaattttaagacacTTGGAATGTGGTATTTCAAGACGGTTGGAATCTGAAAATATAATAGCTTCTGCCAGGTTTATATTTTAAGACTGTGGGAAACTTTGTATTTCAAGATGGTGGGAATCTGTATATGGACTCTACTTTTGAATATGTTACTCTACCATGGGTATCTGGGGAGTAATATGTTTCTGTATCTGTTTTGGAGCCTAATTTATAAATCACGTTCACTGGCAAGAGAGACTGCAAAGCTTCTTGCATGAATGATTCTAGTTTCCATAAGCTTATTTACCTCAATAATGATGTTAACacattaaatttacatatttgattaagaAGGATTTACAGTTCTTTTAAGATAAGGTTTGCTTTTTTCTGTGTACTTATTTTCCTTGAAGTTTACTCAATATGCTTGACTGGTTTTAGACATTCCCAAACTGCTCCACTCTCTTCATCCCTCTCTCTCACAGGCATTCCTTCCTGGTTTAGAATTTTATCTGCTTGCTGGCTCATTTGACCAGAGCTTTGTGGTTCAGTTGACTATGGAgatagaaaataacaaaaatgaagCTGACACTATGGCGGAAGACTTGGCAAAATCAGAATCATCTGAAAAGAAAAGCCCTAATTTATTGAAAGCCAAATCTGATATTGCAAAGTCAGTGGCCAAGAATTTCTTGAAGACAAGAAAAGCAAATGTTACTTCTGAGGTCCTGAGGAAAAGGCCAAAAATGAAAAGCATGGGCATATCAGAGGGCAATAAAGCAGctgaaaataatgttaagaaGTTAGATCCAGTGGAAAAAGACCAGCAAAAGGATGCTACTACGAGTACGGAGTATGTAGAGAAGAGCCAGCAgatccaaaagaatgaagaaaatacATGTGCATCAGATAGCAAGGAAAAGATTACCAAATCAAATGACGATcccaagaaacaaagaaatggtGAAGGGCCTGGTCTTtcaaataaagataaaaagaatgaagaaaagCGGGAGGgtaagaaaaagagaaaacgaAACGAAAATAAGGAAAGGCACCGTAATCCAGTGAATAATAACATGAATGATGAAAAGCGTGAGGGTAAAGGAAAGAAACAAgaaatcaaaaagaaagaaaagattgatGGTCTAATATTCATGTGCAATGCTAGGACCAAGCCAGATTGTTTTCGATACCGTGTAATGGGGGTATCAGCTGGTAAAAAGGATCTTGTGCTGGGTATCAGACCAGGGCTTAAGTTATTTCTCTATGATTACGATGTCAGGCTTCTTTATGGTATTTATAGGGCAACCTCTTCTGGTGGTATGAAACTTGAGCCCAAGGCTTTTGGTGGGGCTTTCCCTGCTCAGGTACCATTTTGTTTTAGCCTTCCTTAACTTACATCTCTTCTAATTCATTACTTAAAGAGATTTGTGTACCAATGACTTCTGTTTCAGGTGCGGTTCAGCGTCCATTCTGATTGTTTTCCTCTGGCAGAGAACATTTTCAAGAAGGCTATAAAGGAAAATTATGATGAAAAGAACAAATTCAAAACTGAACTTACTGCTAGACAAGTAAGGAATAGTTTTGTTACCTGTTGGTTGGATGTTCATGGTCTCCTTTCATATTTTAGGATATACGGTATCTGAACTTTCCCTTTCAGGTTCGGAAGCTCACAGAACTTTTTCGACCAGTTCCAGTTCATTCAACAGCACTACCTTTTCACTCCCCATCAAGGGCAGCAGCTCGAATCATTGAACACCCTGAAAAAAGGGAAGCTCATGATAGACCAAGGGAAGCAAGGCCCTCATCACACAGAGAAGCATCTGTTAGAGACCCTTATGCTAATATCAGTGCTAGGAATTATGCTGGTTTTCCTCATGAAAGGAATCAGCGAGTGGCATATGGAGAGGTGGCATCTAATAAGAGGGAGGATGGCCATCGTGATTTATACCTCAGTGAGAAGGAATACAGAACTTATGGTCTTCTGGGGGAGAGACGAAAAATGACTCCACAGCATCATATCGCTCCTACATTAACATCTTACCTGGGAGATTACAGAGAGCCACCTTTGCGACAACCAGACACTGCATACCGGGAATCTGTGCCTTTGCAGAGAGATGTAGTTCGCTCTGATCCTCTTCGCTTGACTGAAAGAGAATACCGGACTTATGATTTGGGCGCTACACGAGAAATGCAACCAACAGTTTCTGCAGCAACTGCAAATACATCTGGTGCTGGTGCTTCTATCTTGGACTCCTATATTGCGGATCCATATTATGGCCGTTATTCTGGTGATCCATTGGTGGATGCTTACCTGTCGCGTCCAAGAGAAGCACACCTGATTGAAAGTGATCATTTGAGGAGGATAGAAAGCAACCAAGCAGAGAGATTGTATTCTCAATATCCTTCTGACGTTTTAGTAGATCATAACCGGATGCAGCGG
The nucleotide sequence above comes from Gossypium raimondii isolate GPD5lz chromosome 13, ASM2569854v1, whole genome shotgun sequence. Encoded proteins:
- the LOC105782909 gene encoding uncharacterized protein LOC105782909, encoding MEIENNKNEADTMAEDLAKSESSEKKSPNLLKAKSDIAKSVAKNFLKTRKANVTSEVLRKRPKMKSMGISEGNKAAENNVKKLDPVEKDQQKDATTSTEYVEKSQQIQKNEENTCASDSKEKITKSNDDPKKQRNGEGPGLSNKDKKNEEKREGKKKRKRNENKERHRNPVNNNMNDEKREGKGKKQEIKKKEKIDGLIFMCNARTKPDCFRYRVMGVSAGKKDLVLGIRPGLKLFLYDYDVRLLYGIYRATSSGGMKLEPKAFGGAFPAQVRFSVHSDCFPLAENIFKKAIKENYDEKNKFKTELTARQVRKLTELFRPVPVHSTALPFHSPSRAAARIIEHPEKREAHDRPREARPSSHREASVRDPYANISARNYAGFPHERNQRVAYGEVASNKREDGHRDLYLSEKEYRTYGLLGERRKMTPQHHIAPTLTSYLGDYREPPLRQPDTAYRESVPLQRDVVRSDPLRLTEREYRTYDLGATREMQPTVSAATANTSGAGASILDSYIADPYYGRYSGDPLVDAYLSRPREAHLIESDHLRRIESNQAERLYSQYPSDVLVDHNRMQRHRDVNPASASTSVSSRYSFGGASLPYR